The Dunckerocampus dactyliophorus isolate RoL2022-P2 chromosome 1, RoL_Ddac_1.1, whole genome shotgun sequence genome has a segment encoding these proteins:
- the tp73 gene encoding tumor protein p73, with the protein MYYVKKKSQYNLLSSSMESLGSRARPASPYSSENASSAVPTPSPYSQPNSTFEGLSPAPAIPSNTDYPGPHVFQVSFQQSSTAKSATWTYSPLLKKLYCQIAKTCPIQIKLSSSPPHGSILRAMPVFKKAEHVTEVVKRCPNHELGRDFNDGQVAPASHLIRVEGNNLCQYVDDSVTGRQSVFVPYETPQVGTEFTTILYNFMCNSSCVGGMNRRPILIIITLETRDGQVLGRRSFEGRICACPGRDRKADEDHFREQQALNESVAKNGTVNKRNFKQSPANIPSPNVNIRKRRHGDEEIYYIPVRGRENFELLMRIKDSLELVELVPQPLVDTYRQQTQQQLLHRPSHIATPSSYAPLSNMNKLHSLGGLSKSPTVNHLAGQQHQQHSTASTPIAHMGHNMVNSHHVQSNGDINGGHSSQTLLSASHCSPPPPYNPDPNLVSFLTSLGCQNFIEYFTSQGLQTIYHLQTLSVEELGALKIPEQTRLAIWRGLQDMKQGASVQPPASSHHHDYHSQQLLRSSNNMAASAVATIGAAGGELQRQRVMEAVHFRVRHTITIPNRSGVVGTTGMAAATDEWADFGFDMPDCKVSRSKHSIKEEFMERDVH; encoded by the exons ATGTACTACGTGAAAAAGAAG TCCCAGTACAACTTGCTCAGCAGCAGCATGGAGAGCCTGGGGAGCAGGGCCAGGCCCGCCAGCCCCTACAGCTCCGAGAACGCCTCTTCAGCCGTGCCCACCCCTTCACCTTACTCCCAGCCCAACTCCACCTTCGAGGGCCTGTCTCCTGCTCCGGCCATCCCCTCCAACACCGACTATCCCGGACCGCATGTCTTCCAGGTGTCCTTCCAGCAGTCTAGCACCGCCAAGTCAGCCACATGGACA TACTCTCCTCTGCTGAAAAAGCTCTACTGTCAGATTGCCAAGACATGCCCCATCCAGATCAAGCTGTCCTCCTCCCCTCCCCATGGCAGCATCTTAAGAGCGATGCCTGTCTTCAAGAAGGCGGAGCATGTCACAGAAGTGGTGAAGCGTTGCCCCAACCATGAGCTAGGACGGGATTTTAATGACG GCCAAGTAGCCCCAGCCAGTCATCTTATCCGAGTGGAGGGGAATAACCTCTGCCAGTATGTGGATGATTCCGTAACAGGCCGCCAGAGCGTCTTTGTCCCCTATGAGACTCCACAG GTGGGGACAGAGTTTACCACCATCTTGTACAACTTCATGTGCAATAGCAGCTGTGTGGGCGGAATGAACAGGAGACccatcctcatcatcattacATTGGAAACAAGAGA TGGACAAGTGCTGGGTCGAAGGTCATTTGAAGGGAGGATATGTGCGTGTCCTGGCCGAGATCGTAAAGCGGATGAGGACCACTTCAGGGAACAGCAAGCTCTGAATGAGAGTGTGGCAAAGAATGGCACTGTCAACAAGCGCA ATTTCAAACAGAGCCCAGCGAATATTCCCAGCCCAAATGTTAACATAAGGAAGCGGCGGCATGGAGATGAGGAGATTTACTATATTCCT GTACGTGGTCGAGAAAATTTTGAACTGCTGATGAGGATTAAGGACAGTCTGGAGCTGGTGGAGCTGGTCCCACAGCCACTTGTGGACACCTACAGGCAACAAACGCAACAGCAGCTGCTACACAGACC GAGCCACATAGCAACTCCCTCCTCTTATGCTCCCCTTTCAAATATGAACAAGCTCCATTCCCTTGGAGGCCTCAGTAAATCACCCACAGTCAACCACCTGGCAGGGCAGCAGCACCAACAACACTCCACAGCCTCCACCCCCATAGCCCATATGG GCCACAACATGGTCAACAGCCACCACGTGCAGTCTAACGGTGACATTAATGGTGGCCACAGCAGTCAGACATTATTGTCTGCTTCACACTGCAGTCCACCCCCTCCGTATAACCCTGACCCCAACCTTGTCAG TTTTCTAACCAGTCTGGGCTGCCAAAACTTCATTGAGTACTTCACCTCGCAAGGTCTTCAAACTATCTACCATCTACAGACACTCTCTGTGGAG GAATTAGGTGCACTTAAGATACCAGAGCAGACCCGCTTAGCCATCTGGCGAGGTCTCCAGGACATGAAACAAGGCGCTTCCGTCCAGCCGCCGGCCTCCTCTCACCACCACGACTATCACAGCCAGCAGCTTCTACGCTCCAGCAACAACATGGCCGCCTCCGCCGTGGCCACCATCGGGGCCGCCGGTGGGGAACTGCAACGTCAGCGCGTGATGGAGGCTGTGCACTTTCGCGTCCGCCACACTATTACCATACCCAACAGGTCGGGTGTCGTAGGGACGACGGGGATGGCGGC